TTGTCGGGGCGGTTCAGGGTCAGGATCCCGACCGGGCCGCGCACCTCGCTGAGGATGAAGTCCTTCATGGCACTCTCCGATGCACTTTTATCGTTATGCGATAAATTCTATTGAATGATCATCGGGAATCCATCACCTTGTCAAGGCCGCAGGCCGCAGCCATTGATCGGCGCAGGAGAACCATCAATGTCCATGTCCGAGACGAGCGGGCGCAGCAGCGCCAGGCCCGACAGCGCCCAGCCAGCGCGCGGCAAGAACGGCGCGCTGATGGTCAACTCGGTCGAGAAGGCCTTTCGGGTGCTCTCGGCTTTCGGACGGCAGCACCAGACGCTCAACCTGTCGCAGGTCGCCTCGGAGACCGGCATGGATCTAAGCGCCGCGCAGCGCTTCACTCATACGCTGACGCGGTTGGGCTATCTGCACAAAGACGCCGAGACCAAGCGCTTCGAACTGACGGCGAAGACGCTGGATCTCGGCTACCACTTCATCCGCAGCAGCCGGCTCGTCGACCGGGCGATGCCCTATCTGATGCATCTCAGCAAGGAGACCGAGGAGACGGTCAACCTGACGATGCGCGAGGGGCCGGAGATCATCTTCGTCTCGCGTTTTCTCAGTCGGCACGTCCTCAACACCGACGTCATCATCGGCACGCGCATGCCGGCCTATTGCACGGCTCCCGGCATCGCCATGCTGTCGCGACTGCCGGAGGATGAGGCGATGGCGGTGATCGACGCCTCCGATCTCAAGGCCCATACGCCTTCGACCACCTGGCAGCGCGAGGCGCTACGCGAAAAGATCCGGCAGGCGGCGGCGCAGGGATATGCCACGGCGTTCGAGGAGTTCTATCTCGGCGACGCCTCGATCGCCGCTCCCATCCTCGACCATCGCGGCCGGCCGGAAGGTGCGGTCAATGTCGCGGCCTCCTGCTCGCGCTACACCCGCGAGGAGGTCGTGACGCGCTTCTCCGCCCTGATCATCGCCGCCGCCCACGCCATCTCGAGGGTCTGAGCCGCGCACGGCGCAGGGCGGCCGAGGCTTGACAGCGCCTCGGCGCAATCTATCAATATCCGAATTCTTCTATCGCATTGCGATATATTTGAGAGTGCCGCATGAGCCCTGCCGGCAGCCAGTTCAAGCGCGTGGCCGCACGGTCCGGGCCGGTCGTGACGCTGAGCTTCGACGGCGCGCCGCTGACCGCCATAGCGGGCGACAGCATCCTCGCGGCGCTGCTGAGCCATGGCCTGGTGGTGCGTCGGCATGAATGCGGCGGCGAACCACGCGCTGGCTTCTGCCTGATGGGCGCCTGCCAGGACTGCTGGGTCTGGAGCGGCCATGGCGGCAGGCTGCGGGCCTGCACGACGCCGGTCAGCGACGGCATGGCCCTCTTCGCCGAGCCGCAGCCGCTGTTGCCCTCGCATGGGTAGGATCGTCATCGTCGGAGCCGGCCCGGCCGGAATCAGCGCCGCTGAGGTGCTGTGCGCCGCCGGTCATCGGCCGATCCTGATCGACGAAGGGCAGCGGGCCGGCGGCCAGGGCTATCGCCGGCCCTCCGAGGGGCTGGCTCTCGACATGCCCCGGCTGATGGGCAGCGAGGCCGGCAAATACGAGGCCCTGCATGCGCGCTTCGCCCGGCTCCAGGGGCAGATCGATTATCGCCCGCGCACGCTGGTCTGGGCCATCGACGGCAAGATGCTGTACCTCGTCTGCGACGGCGAGGCCGACATCGTCGAGGCCGACACCCTGCTTCTGGCGACAGGCGCGATGGACCGCGTCGCGCCGGTGCCGGGCTGGACGCTGCCTGGCGTCTTCACGCTCGGCGGCGCGCAGGTCGCACTCAAGGACCAGGGCTGCCTGATCGGCCACCGCGTCGCCTTTCTCGGCTCCTCCCCGCTGCTGGCCTTGGCCGCCAAGCAGTATCGCGAGATGGGGGCGGAGGTGGCTGTCATCGCCGACACGACACCGCTTTACGCCAAGGCGGCGGCGCTTCCCGCCCTGGCACGCTCCCCGCGCACGCTGCTGCGCGGCCTTGCCTACATGACTGGGGCGATGCGGGCAGGCACGCCGCTGCTGCACGGAGTGACGCCGCTCGCGATCGAGGGCGACGGCCATGTCGAGGCGCTGCGGCTGCGCGACGGCAAGGGCCGCGAGCGGCGCTTCGCCTGCGACGCGATCGCGCTCGGCCATGGGCTGAAGCCCGAGACCCAGCTTGCCGATCTCGCCGGTGCCGCCTTCGCCTATGACGCGGATTTCCGGCTGTTCCTGCCGAAGACGGATGCCTTCGGCCGCAGTCGTCCGGGGCTCTATCTGGCCGGCGACGGCGCCACGATCGGCGGCGCGGATGCGGCCGAGTCGAGTGGCGCGCTGGCTGCCCATGCGATCGCGTCCGATCTCGGCACGCCGCAGGACATCAGCGCCATCAGGCCGCTGGCACGCCGCGTCGCGCGCTTACGCGCCTTCCAGCGCGGCCTCGCGCACGCCTTCGCCTGGCCGGTCGCGCAGATCAGGGCTCAACCCGACGAGACCATCCTCTGCCGCTGCGAGAACGTCACGATCGGCGCGGTGCGTCAGGCGATGGCGCGGGCGCTCGGTCCAGCCGAGGTCAACCGCGTCAAGGCGATGACCCGCTGCGGCATGGGGCGCTGCCAGGGGCGGGTCTGCGGCCCGGCCCTGCAGGAGATCGTCGCCGGTGTTTCCGGGGCGGACGGCGCGACAGCGGGCCGCCTGCGCGGCCAGGCCCCGGTCAAGCCGATCGTGCTGTCCGCCGCAAGAGATGTCGCGCCATGACGGCGGGGAGCGCCGACGTCGCCATCATCGGCGGCGGGCTGATCGCGGCCTGGACCGCCTTCTTCCTGGCAAGGCGCGGGCAGCGCGTCGTGATGTTCGAGAAGGGCGCGGTCGGGGCCCAGTCGAGCGGTACGAATTTCGGCAATCTGCGGCTCCAGGGCCGCTTTCCCGCGCAATATCCGCTGTCACTGCACTCGCAGGCGCTGTGGGAAGAGATGGGCTCGCTGATCGGCGATGATTGCGAGTTCGCGCAGACCGGCCATCTCTACCTCGCCTTCAACGCGGAGGAGCAGGCGAAGCTCGAGGGCTATGCGCAGGTTTCGGAATCCTATGGGCTCGCCATCGAGCGGCTCGGCCCCTCGGAGTTGCGCCGTCGCTGGCCCTGGCTGAGCGAGACCGCAGTGGCCGCGACCTTCTCGGCGCGCGACGCGACCGCCAATCCAAGGCTGGTGACGCCGGCCGTGGCGCGCGCCGCCGAACGCCACGGCGCCACGATCCGGGAAAACACGCGCGTCACGGCGCTCACGCGGCAGGGCGACGGCTTCATCGTCCAGACGGCCGATGGCGGGCAACTGAGCTGCGGAGCGCTCGTCAACGCGGCCGGCGCATGGGCGGTCGAGATGGCGGAGTGCTTCGGCGAGACCGCTCCGATCTTCGCGGCCGGGCCGCCGCAATTCGTCACCGAGCCCCTGCCCTGTCTGTTCGCGCCCTCGCTCCAGACCATCGACGGCTCGGTCATCGCCCGGCAGACCGAGCGCGGCAACGTCATCCTCGCCGGCTATCCGCGCACGGCAGCCGATGCCGTCGCGAACCGCGCGCCAGTACCGCCGGTCAAAACGCTGTCTGCGATGCGAGCGCTGGCGCGGCTCGTGCCCGCTTTGGCGCATGCCCATGTAATCCGCGTCTGGTCCGGCATCGAGGGCTATCTGCCGGACATGATCCCGGTGATCGGGCCGAGCCTGACCGCGCCTGGCCTGTTCCACGCCTTCGGCTTCTGTGGCCACGGCTTCCAGATCGGGCCGGGCGTGGGCCTCTGCCTGAGCGAGATGATCATCGACGGCGCGACGCCAACGCCGCTCGAGCCTTTCTCGATCGGGCGCTTCCGAAGTGAAGCTGTCGTCAGCGATAAATTCCGCAAGGAGTTTGATTGATGTCCGTTGTAAGCCGATAACCACGCACGCAGGCCGAGGGTGGACGCCAGTATCCAGTGGCTCGGGGCTATGCCGGAATGCACCTCGGGATTGAAAGCTGTTAACGCGGCCGGTCGCGCATTCACCCCGGCTGACTAGCGCCGATTTCGTTCTCTAACGGGTCAAGGTCTGGCTGCATGGTCCTGAGCGGTTGATGCCATTGGGTGCCTGCGTTCTCTACGTGCTCATCGGCACTTGATGGGGTCAGCTGGGTGCAAAGTGGCTTGGTTGAAAGCGCAGTCGGCCGACATGGTCGGCGGCATGCTACGGAATCGGCGCCATCACCTGCTCCCTCCCTCGGGCGTCGCTCCCGCTTGGGAGCTCGTTGCGGCCTCCTGTCTCGTCTGCTTCTGCCTGGCTCTGATTGTCAGGCGGGCCGGAACTCGGTGCCATGTCGCAACATGGCGTGCATGATGATGGCGAGACGGCGGGCGAGCGCGATCCGCGCCTTGCGCATTGTCGAGCGCCGGGCGATGGCGAGTGCCCAGTCCTTCAGTTTCAGCTCGCCCTTGTAGCGGGTCAGCATGACGTTGGCGGCCTCGTAGAGGTAGCGTCCGCATGCGCTGGTCGCCCACCTTAGAGATGCTGCCGACATAGTCGGTCTCACCGGACTGATAGCGACGAGGCACAAGGCCGAGATAGGCGCCGAGATCGCGCGAGCGCCGGAAGCGTGCAGGATCATCGACGGCCGCCGTGAAGGCCAGCGCGGTGAGCTGCCCAACGCCGGGGATAGTCATCAACCGACGGCAGGCATCGGAGGCGCGAACGAGGCGCTTCATATCCGCGTCGATGGCAGCGACCGCGCCAAGAACCGCGTCCCGGGCAGCGACGAGGCCGCGCATGGCGCCGGCCAGGCCGGTGATGCCGTCGCTCATCCGCACGACCTCGTCGACGAAGGCCGGGCTGAGCCCACGCGGCAGCCGGATGCCGAACACCACGGCCAGACCCCGGATCTGGTTCTCCAGCGTGACGCGTTGGCCGACGAGCTTCTTGCGGGCGACGATCAGCGCGCGGATCGCATGGGCCGGCAGCGACTTCACATGCACGGCCTTGTAGAAGCCGGTTCTCGCCAGCTGCGCCAGCCCACGCGCATCGTTGCGGTCGGTCTTGTGCGTCGCCAGGGTCTTGAGCGCCTGATAGGCTTGTCGGCTCTCGATGCAGACGACCGGAACACCAAGCTCGGCCAAGCCGTGGTAGAGCATCGGCGCCATCCGGCCTGTCTCGAACACCACCCGTGTGCAGGGCGGCGCTTGCGCCAGGGCCGCCGCTATCGCCACCGCGGACGAGAGGGCTTTGACCTCGTGCACAACCGCGCCGTCGCGATCAACGAGGCAGATGTGCGTCTCCTCCATCGAGACGTCCAGCCCAGCAAAATACTCCATGATCGATCTCCTCTGTTGCAGCGGAGACAATCCTATCGGCCTCCGAAGAAGAGCAGCCAGACCGTTACTCCATGTTGAAAATGTCGTTGTTGCTGCGGGAGTGAAGTCCTGATTCAGTCGTGCTCGTGGATGGAGGGCGGCGCGATGATGGGCGAACGGCGGGTGGCGCAGGAGGCGCTGTTCTACGAATTCAGCCTGGAGCGCCACGTGCCGGACGATCATTGGGGCCGAGCCATCGATCGGTTCGTTGATCTTCAGATATCCGCGCGCATCTGCGTCCGTTCTACAGCGAGATCGGTCGCCTCTCGATCGATCTGTCGCTTTGCAGTTAAATATGAGAATCGCTCTTCAACGATTTCCGTAACTTAGCCGTTCACTTAATTTGAGAATGTACAATTAAATTGAGAATCAAGTTCAAATATAGACACTTAATTTAATATTCGTGTAAAACAACGTAATGACATCGCATTGCAGACGATGGCGCAGGATATTCAACGAATCCAACATATTATAGACGATACGATAGCAGTTAATTTGAGAATCATAACTGTTCCATTCTCGTATTTAAGTGCCCGCCATGGCCAAAACGGCCGTATTCTTGTAATTGCCTGCCCAGTGACACAGGCTTTCGGGAGCATGGGGCTGCGCGAAACTAAGACCGTGGACTGCGACAGGAAACTGGCCGTTGCTCCGCTCGATCGCAATCGCCTCGGCGCGGCCGCCGAACAGCTTCACCGACTCCGGCAGGGTCAGCTCCTTGCTGATCCGCGACAGCGCGTCATGATTGCCGCGGATCCCGACGGAGGCCACGGTCGCCCACGTCCTCGTCTCGAAATACGCCGACCACCTTCCGCTTTACCGCCAAGCCCAGATCTATGCCCGGCAGGGCGTGAACCTGGACCGATCGACCCTCGCTGACTGGGTCGGCAAGGCAGCCTTCCTCCTGCGGCCCGTGCATGAACGTCTGTTCGAGCGACTGAAGGCGTCGACCAAGCTCTTCGCAGACGAGACCACGGCGCCGGTGCTCGATCCGGGCCGCGGCCGAACCAAGACAGGCCAGCTCTTCGCCTACGCTCGCGACGACCGTCCCTGGGGCGGATCGGATCCGCCCGGCGTGGCCTATCTCTATGCGCCCGACCGCAAGGCCGAGCAGACGGTCCGGCATCTTCAAGGCTTCATGGGCACGCTTCAGGTCGACGGCTACGCTGGCTACAAGATCCTGGCCGACCGCAATGCCGTGAGCCTGGCCTTCTGCTGGTCTCACGTCCGGCGGAAGTTCTACGATCTCGCGCAGGGCGGTCCCGCGCCGATCGCCACGGAAGCGCTCACGCGGATCGCCGAACTCTACCGCATCGAGGGTGAGATCCACGGCCGTTCGGCCGAGGAACGCCGCGACATCCGCCAGGCGAGAAGCCGCGCGATCGTCGATGCGCTCGAACCGTGGTTGAAGGCGAAGCTTGGCCTGGTCAGCCAGAAGAGCAAACTCGCCGAGGCCATCCGCTACGCACTCTCGCGATGGGCGGGCCTCAGTCGCTTCCTCGACGACGGCCGCGTCGAAATCGACTCCAACGTCGTCGAACGCGCCATCCGACCGATCGCCTTGAACCGCAAGAATGCGCTCTTCGCCGGCAGCGACGGCGGCGGCGAGCACTGGGCGCTCATCGCCTCGCTCGTCGAAACCTGCAAGCTCAACGGTGTCGACCCACAATATTACCTCGCCGACGTCGTCGCCCGCATCGTTGCCGGACATCCGCAGAGCCAGATCGACGACCTGCTGCCATGGGCCTATGCGCCTCAGCCGCTCAAGGCCGTGGCCTGAGAACACCGCTTACTCTGAAAGCGAAGTCGCTGCCAGAAAGGTTTAGAGGATAAATATCGTTCGAATTGATAGTTCGGTGACTGCGCAGGAGAAAATTCAGGCGAGAGATATGCTGGTTTCTATTTCAATCATCGGCATTCCGTCGCCAGTTTACATGCTAAATGCAGATCTATATTTTTTGGTGACCCGGTATCAAGCAACCACCTAACTCACGCCGTCGATGCTTTGCGCCCAAGGCGGCAATGCGGACAGGTAGCGCAGCTCATCGCGAATAAGCGGATGGAAAATTTCGGGCACCAGATGGCTCAGCACCGACCATTCGGGCTCATGTTCCAACACCAAATTGCCTTCCATGATACCCTTCGCTCGGGCTATATGCTCGCCTAATGTCGCCGCAAGCAGATGAGTCAGTGGGCTCCTTTGCAGCAGATACTCAAAGATCAATGCACAGCGCTGGATGTCCTCACGCGTATGAAGCCAAGTGTTGAGCATGGCCACGACATTCGGCTGCTTGGTGCCGTAGATACGCCGTTTGCCATTGGC
The genomic region above belongs to Bosea vaviloviae and contains:
- a CDS encoding (2Fe-2S)-binding protein produces the protein MSPAGSQFKRVAARSGPVVTLSFDGAPLTAIAGDSILAALLSHGLVVRRHECGGEPRAGFCLMGACQDCWVWSGHGGRLRACTTPVSDGMALFAEPQPLLPSHG
- a CDS encoding IclR family transcriptional regulator; translation: MSMSETSGRSSARPDSAQPARGKNGALMVNSVEKAFRVLSAFGRQHQTLNLSQVASETGMDLSAAQRFTHTLTRLGYLHKDAETKRFELTAKTLDLGYHFIRSSRLVDRAMPYLMHLSKETEETVNLTMREGPEIIFVSRFLSRHVLNTDVIIGTRMPAYCTAPGIAMLSRLPEDEAMAVIDASDLKAHTPSTTWQREALREKIRQAAAQGYATAFEEFYLGDASIAAPILDHRGRPEGAVNVAASCSRYTREEVVTRFSALIIAAAHAISRV
- a CDS encoding NAD(P)/FAD-dependent oxidoreductase; translated protein: MGRIVIVGAGPAGISAAEVLCAAGHRPILIDEGQRAGGQGYRRPSEGLALDMPRLMGSEAGKYEALHARFARLQGQIDYRPRTLVWAIDGKMLYLVCDGEADIVEADTLLLATGAMDRVAPVPGWTLPGVFTLGGAQVALKDQGCLIGHRVAFLGSSPLLALAAKQYREMGAEVAVIADTTPLYAKAAALPALARSPRTLLRGLAYMTGAMRAGTPLLHGVTPLAIEGDGHVEALRLRDGKGRERRFACDAIALGHGLKPETQLADLAGAAFAYDADFRLFLPKTDAFGRSRPGLYLAGDGATIGGADAAESSGALAAHAIASDLGTPQDISAIRPLARRVARLRAFQRGLAHAFAWPVAQIRAQPDETILCRCENVTIGAVRQAMARALGPAEVNRVKAMTRCGMGRCQGRVCGPALQEIVAGVSGADGATAGRLRGQAPVKPIVLSAARDVAP
- a CDS encoding NAD(P)/FAD-dependent oxidoreductase — encoded protein: MTAGSADVAIIGGGLIAAWTAFFLARRGQRVVMFEKGAVGAQSSGTNFGNLRLQGRFPAQYPLSLHSQALWEEMGSLIGDDCEFAQTGHLYLAFNAEEQAKLEGYAQVSESYGLAIERLGPSELRRRWPWLSETAVAATFSARDATANPRLVTPAVARAAERHGATIRENTRVTALTRQGDGFIVQTADGGQLSCGALVNAAGAWAVEMAECFGETAPIFAAGPPQFVTEPLPCLFAPSLQTIDGSVIARQTERGNVILAGYPRTAADAVANRAPVPPVKTLSAMRALARLVPALAHAHVIRVWSGIEGYLPDMIPVIGPSLTAPGLFHAFGFCGHGFQIGPGVGLCLSEMIIDGATPTPLEPFSIGRFRSEAVVSDKFRKEFD